The window CAGCAACGACGTCCTGCCAACGCGCCGGACCTTCACCAATGACCACTTGTTCGACGGGCGACATCTGCAGGCTTCCTTACACAGTCACAGCGCGGCGCTGCACGAAACGATCAACGTATTCGTCGGCGGGGGAGTAGAGGATTTCTTTCGGAGTACCGACCTGAATCAACTGCCCGTCCTTGAGAATCGCGATGCGATTGCCGATGCGCACTGCTTCGTCCAGGTCATGGGTGATGAACACGATGGTTTTCTTCAGGCTGCTTTGCAGCTCCAGGAGCTGGTCCTGCATTTCGGCGCGGATCAGCGGGTCGAGGGCACTGAACGCTTCGTCCATAAGGATGATGTCGGTGTCCGCCGCCAGTGCCCGGGCCAGGCCCACTCGCTGGCGCATGCCGCCGGACAGCTGATGCGGGTATTTATTTTCATAGCCTTGCAGGCCCACGGTGCCGATCCAGTGGCGGGCGCGCTCGATGCAGTATTCCTTGCTCTCGCCACGCACTTTCAGGCCATAGGCGACGTTGTCCTGCACGGTCTTGTGGGGCAACAGGCCGAAGCTCTGGAACACCATGCTGATTTTCTTGCGGCGGAATTG of the Paucimonas lemoignei genome contains:
- the proV_1 gene encoding ABC transporter, which encodes MNTPQPDQSEPNKIVVRNVFKIFGNRSKEALAMVRQNTSKDEVLAKTGCVVGVNDLSLSIGSGEIFVIMGLSGSGKSTLVRHFNRLIDPTSGEILIDGEDILQYDMEALRQFRRKKISMVFQSFGLLPHKTVQDNVAYGLKVRGESKEYCIERARHWIGTVGLQGYENKYPHQLSGGMRQRVGLARALAADTDIILMDEAFSALDPLIRAEMQDQLLELQSSLKKTIVFITHDLDEAVRIGNRIAILKDGQLIQVGTPKEILYSPADEYVDRFVQRRAVTV